The nucleotide sequence attgctgaaattgaaTACAACTTTATATTCTGTGAGCTCAAAGTTActgggaaatttttcatgtttcaattagGTTGATCCCTATCATCATGGTATTTTGTcagaattgacaattttaattttgtttcagaatCATCTCTATCTGTATTTCTAATAGAAAGTTCATTTATCTGTTTTGAAGTTGATCAGCAGGGTTCTTCATCTTCAATgctacaaaattatttattcacaaatcaagaatatgaaaatttggtacttggtattttttttaggtgTTCCATGTTCATACAATGAATATTTCAGTACCTATAGGCTTCCTCTTACGATCCGCTCGCGCATTTAGCGCCAAATACCACATGGTTACGAGAatgttttgattgttttcttttctttatccACGGACATCCTGTTCTAACATTAGCGGTCAACTGCCTTGAAGGACAGTCAATCAGCTGGGCAAGGGAATTCGTTATACATGTGTATTTCTTTACTCGGCTAATAGGAGGGTGAGGGAGGAGGGACGCGGGTGGAATGTTGAATAACGCAGAACACTCTGTCGAATGGTACATTACTGTAGTCTGTAGTGAAATTGACACTTTTATACCTATAACAAGATTTACAAGCTACGTATATtgttaacgtgttttttttttttttttttttttttactacggaGAATTATTGAGGGTGAAAACTACGATCTTTCTTTTGTGTTCATGCACATTATACCTACTCCTATATACTGGTACATACAGTTTTGTGCCGACGTCTGGGATCATTTGTAGTCCTGAGCACAAAATACTCAtgagtacctatgtatgtagttcGATGTTTTAATTGGTAAAAATACTGGAATTAGTGGAATTGGAATGAgcgattttaaaattgcaaaatcaccACAAATAATATCTATAGTTTTTTCACTTgcgcaaaaactataaaaatgcaaaattgataaattaaaccAGGAAAACAACAAAGTGACGTGTGTAATGAAGGAGAAAGCAGGAGGAGActcgaattttttcatccaactttttacaaaatttatctgTGTCTTGAATTTTATctacgcaaaaaaaattgaaatttttttataacgaGACGTCggtttgtttattttaattcaattttttttaatactgcTTATTGGctagaaacaaaatgaaaaactatcaGATGAGAAAGCATAGTTGGGTCTGTTTGAGGAAGTGAgcgaaaattccaacaaaaaattttcaaaagctgacaTTTTAGTCAGTAGTGAACAAAATATCGACTTCAATACCCCCTTCCCTTCAGCTCATCATGTTCCGGAATTTAatacgtaaattttaaaaataggttacctaatgaaaatttgtgaaaattgaacaactgttcgccttttttttttgtttaaaatattcTAAGAATCAattaaaaaggtaaaaaaaatgtctccaataaaaaaattgaaaaatacaaaagtcaattttgaagaaaacaaatttaagaaaattcacaaaactgcgtgaatgagaaattattaaaattaatcaagatgtttgaaaattggttaaaaacaGGATAAGTAACGTAAACGCAAACATTGTGAAAACCCCTTGAAATAAATCAAGTTAAATGAcctgaaaattgcaaattttgatgaaatgttcataataataagtatttacatatttaaaaaatttaaaacagcatttacaaaaattagaaaaactttgaactataggtattttgattaagtaggtatgcatagtttttttcagtgtttaaaaatcctaaaaaatgagcaatttcgaatttgcgaaattgaatttctcgaCTTTAATGGTCTCCGAATTTCCCAGCTTCAACCTCTCTCTcccctgacattttttttgagaaaaaaagatcaCGATGATAAATtcccaacaaaaaatttcatttttcatataatttaaTTCGCTTTTAAGATAACTTTTAgaatttggatgatttttgagcAGAAGGTACCTAACAATTCAAGTTGgcttctgaaaaaaaaggctTCTAAAATAAAGTCTTCAAAAGAAATCCCAATTTTGGCCCAAATGATATCGTGGGTgtggaaaaaatcgaatcgCGTAAATGACTTTTTCCCAGAAGTTCAGTACGTACCTGACAAAATCAGGAAAAGCCGTTCGtctaaaatgttttgaaaactacgaaaaaattgtccaattgaAGAATCTTCAATCTATGGAATGAAATAAATGCTCTGATTTTGCGCATAAGGTCCTTGGAATAAGCTGAAGAAGGGCGTGGGATGGTTTCCAACCCTTTTTTAACATTTTCGTATCATATTTTTAGAGCttagagctgaaaaaattgccCTTGAAATTTGGGGACATTTCAAACTCCTTCATCCATTTGTCTCCCTTCCAACTCACCGTAAGTCTCAATGTTTCTACTTATTCTACCATCTCTACATTAAGCGTTTCAATTCTCAAGTCGGAAAAATAATCTAATCAGATtaaatttactgtttttaaaatttctgggcATATAAAACCATCCCTcccctcatttttcaagatCCTGATGCCTCAAATATTatcgaagtaggtaggtactctcttcaaatgagttttataagattaatcaaaatttaatcattaatttcatgttttttaggCAGCAAGACAatggattttcttttttatatttttatggtgatttttacttttgctgacctatgaaattttgaaaacttctggTGACCATTTAgcaaatgaattttcgaaaaagtcctcatttttttgcagaaaatatgTTGGATATACGTGTATTCTAAATCAACTcacaaaagttttgaaaagtacTAGGCCGTGCAATATTGTTTGAAACTGAATAAGTAGTAAAAACGAGGATACGCATCAAGAAATGAACAGTTTTGAAAAGCATAACTTTgtaaagaaattcaatttcaaactttatatttattttcttctcttaaaggaaaaaattcaactgaaaaattgatctttcaCATGAATTATTGCTCAGCAGAAAGGAAGTTCACAAGAGAtcaaaaaatgacttcaaaattctcgaaaatggACTCAATTTTCTAACTAAATTACACGTCACAtgtagtgaaaactgaaaaatactgtttaaataaaaaatacttatttacaAATTTACGAATTATTTTCCCAGGTTTTTCGAGAGACTCCGGACTCGGTAGAAATAaagaaagataaaaaaataaaccaaaaggATAAGTAATATTAGGTACTAATATTGTACGTTTCATTCAATCATCATCATGGGTAGGTGGCTAGACGCCTACATAACTACATATCGGCAACTCCTATAACAAATGTACAACGTGTAATGGATGGAACGAGTATAATAGGCCTTTCACCATGGGTATCCCTGAAATCTATGGCTGAACGAGTAATAATAACGGAATAACGCGAATAAGAAAGAACGATACTGCCGTAACCAAGTTTCTATATACGTACGCCCACCAGCCAACGTCCTTCTACTTTCACAACATACTAGTATTTGTTGGGGGTCTTTCATCCTGTGTGCCTTTAACTTCTAGGGTTAAGTTTAAAgtttaaggttacggttaaattcagtatagccgcACCTGAATAACGTTATGTTAATTGTTATGACATCACGCGTCATCGTCTTCACAGCCACACTGATTTTTGCTTGAGCCAATCAGAAGACAGCAAACGGGCATGTTGGCTGATCGCATGTGTGATCTGGGAAAAGCGATAGCGAATAGGCGGAAACGTCGCAATGGTTATTCCTTATCAGTTAtcatttttgttacaaaatacGGATCACGAATGGTTACTTGTAATTAAACGTATTTGTCattaattacaataatttttgggtACGCCAAACTGCTTGTTAGTGGTGCAAAGTTATCGATGTGAGCTTATATCGATATTTTCGATATATCGAAGATTTTACATCGATTACATCGATGTACATcgaaattcaaaagtgaaatttttttagagagaaaatCTGGGAAAATTGGCAATGTTTTACAGACGAAACGACGTAAATCGTAAAATACCAGTAAAACTGCATTTTTCTTGCTGTTTTCATGAGTCacgtacaatttttcatcaaagcattctgatttttataaaattaagttCAAATTGCAGttcaaaaaacaggtttttcaacgaatttttgcaattttgatgtaCATCGATGATCGGAATGTTACATCGATGCACATCGATATCTTCTTAAATCGATGTACATCGATGTATATCGATAACTTTGCACCACTACTGCTTGTTCGGGTATATCTTTGGAGATCATTTCGACGAAATGAGTCACGTTATTATAAAACCAGTGCAGGTGAGTGTATTGCATGAACCACTTTATCGCCCATTACTCTCTTGTTCATATGCTTTCGATATGGGTAGAACGTAACTGTTGCCTGAATTTTATCGTGTTTCAGCGCTTGTCGCCCTCGGAAAAAGCTTTCGTAGAAAGAAATGTACGTCTGTTGGCCCATCTGTCCACATGTAAGACAAGGAACTGTGGAGAGTCTGGTTGTTCCGAACTAAGAGAGTTCTTGCGTCATGGTGCATTTTGTAAGATGGGAATCAAgcagaattgccaaaaatgtatTAATATTGTAGCTCTTGCTGTATATCATGACGAGCAGTGCAATCAGGTGAGTGAAATGGGCTAATGTCTTCATGCTACTTTCGCCTTGCCTATCTTTTTGAGGTGGTTCAATTGATATCTTATTTGTGTAATCTCGTAGGCCGAAGGCTGTCAATTCAAACTGTGCCGTAAAAAAATTAGACCGACGTATCACGTTGTGCCCGAAAATCCAAATCTGTTTTAGTCACTTGGGAACGAGCAACTTATAATTTATGAAAGTTGATCTGTAGTTCGTGAATTAAATAAAAGTTCATTCATATATTCTGTGTATTTTGTACGAATACCTTATGGTGCGATGTTATAATGTGTACGTAGATGAAATAGATTATATTGTCCAGAAAAATCCATACGATTTGTTAAGTATTCATGATATAAAAATGGTATACAAAGGTTAAAATAATAATCGACCAATGACCaagtaaatgaaatgaaaagatGATCTGTAGACGAAGACGAACAAGTTATTTTCGAGGAAGCTCGTAGAAAGTTACTAAAGGTGAATAATCGTTACAAAGTGTAATTGTTTCGTTATTATTCTCATCTTGCGCATTTTGTAAACTGTATGATTCAACTTGCCTTGTGATATTGAAACATCAATGACAGATCAAagatcgaagaaaaaattacaagccGAGCTCGCCGATTTGAATTTCGACTTGGAAGCTTAGCGTTCGAAAGTTATGGAATCAGAGAAGAAACAGCGTAACTTCGACAAAGGGTTGGCAGAAGAAAAAGTAATCTATTGttatgattattattttcaaatcatccCGTTCgaacgaaaattttaatttggccTGTTTCTCAGGCTGTGACCGAACAAACAGCCAACGAAGGAGACGCCGTCGAATGCGAAGATTTGGATGATAGAAACAGCGGACAAAAACGTGCACGAATTAGAGAAAGCTAAACGCAGGAAGATGCCAAATTACGCTTAGAAGTCAATATGCAAGCTTTGAGAACGCAATTTGAAAGCGATCTACAGGTGCGTCGATACTGAATATCCATACGTTTGTTGTGTTCGAGAGAATCAGCGTTTCAAATTGAaacccaaaattcaaaattttctacagcCTAAAGAAGATTAAGGCGAGGAGAAAAGTGAACTATGTATACAGTACGTAGCTAAAGCTTGGAAACATACGCATTTATATCGCGACAACAGCCAATTCAAACCCTTCAGAAATCAAATCCCACGTTATTATTCGTTTTAAATATCGCAATTTCTGTAGATGAtacgatttttcttttcataaaaattacgcTGAATTAAATGACAAAATATTCTTAGCTTCACAGTATCCTTAGCAGACATATTTATTTACCATCACAGTGCAATACGAAATACTCGACGAAAATCACGCGGTGTACAGGTTCAACTCAAAGATTTACCATACAATcgtctttaaaatttttatttcatcgtatgaagagtgatattccaaaactcgctttgtccatttttatcaaagttgagttttcagtggtacctggtagatgaagtattaactcacattcctacatcatcaacctaccaaaatgaggtgttaaactcacttaaatagccaattcactaaaaatttaaaaaaaaataatgttccaaaacgcgctttgtccatttttattgaaatttttttcagcagtatttagtggatgaaatgtatacctacactcctacatcataaatccacccaaataaagtgctaaactcgcctaaaaagccaatttacccgtttaaagggaaactgtttttcctctctcctgaaaagttgtgaaaatggacaaagcgagttttggaatatcactctttgTATGCTTTAAAGCCGCACTatgcatttttaaaagatttttatcgtttttttaaagaagtaaCTTAGTTATAAAATGTGATGAATATTTGTACACAATTATTTAAATGGTACCTACGCTACATACACACATATACACAGTACatacttataaataaaatacacgtaaaaatttccctaaattaaatattcataaaaaataaaatgcaagatgaaaacattgaaaaattacgtcTAAAAAGCTAATACAAAAGGCAGAGTATCCTAAAACGATACCTCGGGTTTGAATATTGATTGAATGTTTCACGAAATATTAGCCTCGTTTTGCTctttctaataaaaaattgacgtaaTTCTCAATATTTGAGTGCACGAATAAAATACAGTATGAATAGGAAAACTTTAGAAAcaaaaagcttaaagccaaCTAGAATCACATAATAATATCCATAACGTAATAACGGTAACTTATAacacatttcaaaataattaaattgaaaaaagaaaagaaaaaattaatgaaaaatacggTAAATAAATAACGCGGATTACAtggaaaacgaaaacaaaacaaactcaTCATGGGAATACATATTAGCACtttagatttatttttgaaattcgaaaatatacgaaaacttgaaattcggATTAATTTTAGCATTCAAATCGATATGACCAGCCGTACTTAGTTAGAGTTACCTACCCAGAATACCTTCAGATGATCATtcgtttttatgaaaaaaatgcgtaAAATTGTAGGAATGACTAAGTATAGATGTTTGGAAAATGAACGCGGATGTTGATAATTCGTTTATATTAGTTAAAATGGATCAACCACTAGAAGTAAAAGAATTTCGAAATGAGAAATTCGTTATTccaatttcgatattttagggataaaaatggggaaaaaaagaagacttggaaaaaatgccaaagacACGCGGGTGTGATTAGTTAATTAGATGCGACATGTAGGCAAATCTGAATGCATCGCGAAATTAGAGATTTCAACATCGAACAGCGGTCGGTTTTCGCGATGCATGACGCGAATTTCATTGCATGCTACCGTATTTTTTACTAGCTGGCGCAGCATTGGTGCTGTCCTGTTCCGAATAATCTTCAGTCTTATTAAACGCGTTGCTGATCGCTTCGACTAACCTTTCGCGAAAAGTTTTATACTCCATATCGCTGgcattggaaaaatcaaaatcggcTACCTCCACGATGTACCTTGTAAAATGAAACAAACGACGATCGAAGTTAATTTGAATTTACTAACAAGCTAAGCTAATAAACTTTCATCTCTGGTTCTCGAACGGACGTTACCTGTGCCTGCTCTGCACGTAAAAAGCTACTCCAAATGTGATTAAAATGATTGCCACAATAGCCGCGGCCACAGGAACAATTATGACAGATATTTAGGGGTGCTTAGTCACTACGTATAAAACGAGAACGCATTATTATCGTTTAAAAATCGCAAAACATGGGAAAAATAAGAAACATTGTCGTCGCAAATCGCATTTACCTTCGTAGACATTCACGTTAACCCCTCTGACGACTTTCTGTACGTCATGTTCTACAATAATAACGACCATGTAGTTGGTCGAATTGCCGAAATATTGAGGAATTTCGAAATTACAGGTACTCAGGTATTTTTTCCTCGTCGTGCAACTTTCGTTACCGCTAATCGAATAATTACCGATATGAAATTGCACGCAATAACTGAAAGGAGCCGAACCGTTGCACCAAAcctgagataaaaaaaatagctagaaaatttgagcgcgaatAAAAATTTAGCTACGCTCTCGGGGGCCTTACTTGTAAGTTCAACAAATCGCCATGCTGCAACCAATTATTGCCTtccactttgaaatttgaaatgggagctgaaaatgaaaatcagatcaTCAGAGAACACGATACTTGTAGAACGAAACGACAAAATACTTCCTCCATGATACTGGCTATTACGCAAGATTTTAACGTTACACACTCGGACTCACCTTTTACTTTTACTTGACGAGAAAATAAACCGTAGGTGCTGCAGTTATCAATCAAGCGGCGAAAATGTATTACTCGAACAATGGAAATCTATAGGCGGCACGGTTGAATTGTCCACGACGCCGTCGTTTACAGTGAAATACGCGAATTCGGTATTATTCGATTTCGCGTCGTTCGCATTTGtcgaattcatcaaaattaactCGGTCGAAGATTCCGTATTCAAGGTAGTAGCGCGCGTGTAATTTGTACTATTCGAATCGTGCGAAGCGATGATTATGGCAACGATGGTATGCGTAACATCGCTTGTCGTTTAATTGTAAGCCAACGCCATATCGTTTGTTTTTCCGATATATTTGCAATCCAGGTACCAATGCGTAGTGACGTTGGTGTCAGCTATATAATTTGCGTCCGGTTGGTGAAGAGTAATTATGATGTTTCACTTTGGTAGCGTTAGAAATGTAATCAGAAGTAGAAGACGTtccattttgtttcaaagttatTTCGCAGTTTGAATAGCCTGCGAACATTTAGGTTGAATTACGAGAACATGCCACCCAACTGTAGTTGTCATGAAAAGgtaaattatgtaggtatataggtattaggtatactCACTCGTCAATTCGAATGATTTTCTTCGAGAACACAATGACCAATTGATGATGAAAAGGGTAGAAAACACTTCAACTTCTACTTGATGCGAGCCAGCCTTGATTTTATCGGGCGAATAAGATACGGTCCAATTAGACTGGGAGTTGTTACTAACATactaaacaaaaatttcattgataagtaggtattcggTTTTCGAACAAATGCGATTACATGCGCAAGAATTCCACCTCGCCGTGATGTTGTTGCTTTTCAGCGTTATCCTTCCACTTGAATTTGTAAGTTCCTTCCGGCTCTTTACCTCCTTTTAGATACAGACGGGCGCTAAATGTGATATTTGCTCCAACAACCACTGGTCCATTGTCGCTGATGTTCACGTAATAATCGCTGGCTGTAACAATACAATAACGTAGGTGTTTATTACTGCTGCGGCTGCACGTTGCAGGTAAATAGATTGACATTCCAACTGTTTTCCTTGTTCGtgttcttaaaaatttttattgacacGCATATTATTAGGCCgtaactcgtttgcgcacagATGGGGAAAAATGACCGCAGCAAGTAGAGGTGGTTTGCGCACAGGGTAGCTGTAGTGACCAcaactcgtttgcgcacatgtatgcaaattgcaattgtACATGGTTCCTAGCTTTTTAGATTCATCGAATGGGTCACTAGTCACTGCATTGATATAGCAAAGCAGTGCTGTAATGTGAAAATTCATCGAGTGGGTTCTGTGATAGacaggtacctagtacctacatctCAGCACATGATGATATTAAAGTGCTAGAGAggggaagtatacgcatacgccatatTGGTTCTAACCAACGGTTCGATTATTCGCGGATTCGGGTGGATTTTTATGTAGTTTCGAACTAAAGACaattaaattttctatcgattgatgttaaatttttgtcatttcgcGAAAActtgacgattttatgaatacttctattacccaattttttcatactacatatgccaactttaaactaaaaatactcgaaatcttcagtgaacacataggtattttaatatagcaaaatgttcgtaatttcatcCCCTTTAAAATGGGTGTTTATAGAAAGCTCTACATgtaaccgttcaaaagttctagaAGTTTGAAGCTGCGAAAACAAGGCAGGGGAAAACGAGGCAGtcattttatcctttttaaaatggttttatcaaaagctctaccttctaccattcaaaagttcttgaagatcaaagttgcggaagcCGGAAATGTGGGTCACCTAAAGCAGACAGTCCTAAGCCTGTGAACATGAGAGGAAAAATATGTGCGCAAACGAGTCGTATTGTCCCTATATGCCCCTAAATTTcctgtgcgcaaacgagttatGTTTTCCCCCATTTGTGCGCAAACCACTTGCAGCCtattattatatatttttgagACGTCGTTGTAGCGTCATAAAACGAAATGGCGTTGAATAATGGATATAATTATTTCACAATACGATAAGGTACGTTGTGTTGGTCGAATAGAAAACGGCGAGGACGTTTTCCTCCTATCGGGTCTCGTAACAAGTTCCCAAATGAAAAACATTACGTGTGGCAGATGGATGCGAAAAACTGACTATCGATCAAAATTGCGAATCGAGAATGTAATATTCGCGACGATTTAATCAAATAACAGTAGTACTAAGGTTTTGGAGTACGGAGAAATAAGCAAGGAGATACTCACCAAAAACGCCACCAATTAAAGGTACGATTATGAACCACTTCATCATACTAGAATCCACCGAAACACTTCGAACTTGTGCAAATTATAATTCCATCACCGATTACAGTTTCAATTGAGCAGAGCAGTTTGAGCGttataaatacaaattttttaagcaaGCTGAAAAGAATGATGGTGATGATAAAAATCTAATTAATCATCATTTCGACCAATAGAAAATCCAATACCCCAGTAGAAgagattgattaattttttggctttttcaccGTTGTAGCCTGTAGGACGCGATCCAGTTTTTTTGTCATAGACTAGGAGCGTGTTCACGAGCCATTACGAAAAGTTCAGAACCATACGCGAACCTTCGCcgataaatttttgtactaGTTCCGAACCGGAGACACGTATAAACGTACATTCGGTGTGATGAGCTACGGCTCGAGCCAATAACGTTTTACCCGTACCGGGAGGTCCGTATAAAAGCACACCTTTCGGTTGAGCTATACCTAAAGCTTCGAACAACTCGGGATGCTTGACCGGCAACTCGATAACTTCTTTGATTTCTTTTATCTGTTTATCTAAACCGCCGACCATCTCGTAGGTGGAATCGGGTACCTTTTCGACCATCATCAGCGATACCAGAGGATCGACCTTGTTCGGTAGGATCTTATGTAACGTGTAGCTCTCGTTTCTCAAAGCGACTCGAGAATTCGGAGTCACATCGGTCATTTCGATATTCTTATCTAAATCTACGACAAACTTTCCCTCCGGGTGTACCTTGACCAGCACTTTCTTCTTATCCATTGGTTTGATCACTTCGCCAACGTACGATCCTTGTTCTTGCAGAAGCATGATTTCTTCGCGTAACATACGAACCTTGGCGTTTAGCTCGTTACGTTGAGCTTCCAGACGGCGCAGGTTTTGCGTACGATCTTGAATAATTAACTGCAAAGTCTCAACCTTGTATTTGTAATACGACTTGATACCGTCGTTTTTCTTCGGTTTACTTTCGCCCTGTTCTTTTTGAGCAGCTTTTAGAGGAGCTGCGGCCGCAACTTGAGGCAGTTTGGCGTACGTTTCGTCTACCTGCATCGGTACGACGACAGGACCTTTTTTCACCATTCTTGAGATAGATGATTACCCGTTATCACACACAGATTCCTGTACAACAAACAGAACACTCTGGTTAATTACGATGTAC is from Planococcus citri chromosome 1, ihPlaCitr1.1, whole genome shotgun sequence and encodes:
- the LOC135841011 gene encoding protein cbp-1-like, whose translation is MSHVIIKPVQRLSPSEKAFVERNVRLLAHLSTCKTRNCGESGCSELREFLRHGAFCKMGIKQNCQKCINIVALAVYHDEQCNQAEGCQFKLCRKKIRPTYHVVPENPNLF